CCGGCGGCCTGCGCCACCACCTCTTGTGGACCGTGCGCGCGCGCGCCGTGGGCGAGCAGGAGCTGCCGTGGCTCGACATTCCGCTGGTGCGGCCCGACGGCGCGGTGCAGGCGCTCCACGTCGGCGGCATGCCGCTGCCCGTGCTGTCGGTGAAGGCCGACCTGCCGGAGCGCGCGGCGGTGTTCGACATCCGCACGGCGCCGCCGCAGAAGCCGGTCGCTCCCTGGGTGTTCGCGCTGGGCGCGGCTGCTGCGCTGGCCGTCGTGCTGGGCTTCCGCGCGGCGCGCCGGCGCGCGCTCGCAGCGGAGGTCGCCGCGGGCCAGGTGGCCAGCGCGGGCCGCGCCGCGCTGGCCGCGCTCGAGGGCGCGGAGGGCGATGCCGATGCGCGCAGCTTCGCCGGCCGCGTGCGCGCGGCGCTGCTCGGCTTCGTCGCGGCCTGCTGGCACCTGAATACCGCCTCGGTGACTCCGCGCGAGCTGCCCGCGGAGGTCGACGGCGAGATCGCGAGCATCCTCTCCGGGCTCGAGCGCGCGCGTTTCGCGCGCCGGCCCGAGCGCAGCGGGCTGGCCGACGTCGCGGAGCGCGCCCGGGAGCGCGTGAGGCATGTGGCGAACCTTCGCGGCTAGCGCGCTCTCGGCCCGCGCGCTCACGGTCGAGTCACCAGCCGTGCTCTGGCTCGGGCTGGCCGCGGTGGCGGCGTTCGCGGTGCTGGCCAGCGCGCGCGGGCCGCGGCGCCTGCGCGTTCCGGCCACGGGCCCGAGCGGCGTCCTGCGCGCGCTCGACCTGCCCTGGGCCGCCTCGCTCGCGCTGCGCTGCGCGGCGCTCGCGCTCGTGGCAGTGACTGCCGCGCGGCCGGTGGGGCTTTTGGCCGAGAACCCGGCGGCCGGCTCGGGGGTCGATCTGGTGATCGCGCTCGACGCCTCGGGCAGCATGCTCGCGCTCGACGGCGAGCTCGAGGGGCGCCAGGTGACTCGCCTCGAGCTCGCCAAGCGCGTGGTCGCCGACTTCGTGCGCGCGCGCGGCGGCGACCGGATCGGTCTGGTCGTGTTCGCCGAGCACGCGTTCACGCAGTGTCCGCTGACCGTCGACCACCGGCTCGTGCTCGAGGCGCTCGACCGGGTCGAGGTGGGCGTGGTGGGCGACGCCACGGCGCTGGGCGAGGCGATCGGCCTGGCGACGCGCCGGCTGCAAGTCACCGGCGGGCCCGAGGACGCGCGCCGCATCGTCGTGCTGGTGACCGACGGCCGGCACAACTCCGGAAAGCTCGCCCCACGCACCGCGGCCGACCTCGCGCAGACCTCGGGCGTGCGCATCCACGCCGTCGGCATCGGCAGCGAGGGTCTGGTGCCGTTCGCGCAGCCCGGAGCCGAGGCGCCCATGCGCTTCGAGCGCGTGGACCTCGACCGCGAGACACTCCAGGCCGTGGCGGCGGCCACCGGCGGGCGCTTCTTCCACGCGCGCAAGCCCGACGACCTGCGCGCCGTGGCCGATGCCATCGACCGGCTCGAGGCGCGGCCGCAGCAGCAGGACCCGCAGTTCCGGCACGCGTCACTCGCGCCGCTCACCCTGATGCTCGCGCTGGCCTTGTTGCTGGCCGAGGCCCTGACGGCGCACGGGCTGGTGCGGAGGCTGCCGTGAGCGAGCTGGCCTGGCCGTGGCTCGCGGCCGCCGCGGTGACTGCGCTGGCGCTGCACTCCGCGTGGCGCGGCCGGCGTGAGCTGTGCGCGTGGCTGGGCCGGGACCCGGCGGGCCGGCGGCGCATGGCGGGCGCGGCGGCGCTCGCGCTCGCCGCGGGCTGTCTCGCGGCCGCGCTGCAGCGCGCGGTCAGCACGCCCGAGGAGCACTCGGGCGCCGGGGCCGACGTGGTGCTCGCGGTCGACGTGTCGCTCAGCATGGACGTCGCCGACGTCGCGCCCTCGCGCCTGCGGCGCGCGCTGCGCACCGCCGAGCGCGTGGTCGAGCACGCAAAGGGCGAGCGGCTCGCGCTGGTCGTGTTCTCGGGCGACGCGTTCATCGCGCTGCCGCTCACGCAGGACCGCGACGCCGTGCTCACCTATCTGCGCGCGCTCGACAGCGACACGATCTCGCTGCGCGGCAGTGAGCTCGGGCGCGCGCTCGAGCAGGCCGGACGCGCCTTCGACCCGCGCTCCAGCCGGCCGCGCACGCTGCTCTTGTTCAGCGACGGCGAGGACTTCGGCGCGCCGCCCGAGTCACAGATCGGCGAGCTGCGGGCGCTGGGCGTGCGCGTGGTCGCGATCGGCTACGGCACCGCGGAGGGCGGGCCCGTGCCGGGCCAGGCCGCGCTGGCCGAAGCGGTGCGCAGCGGCGAGAGCACCGTGTCGCGGCGCAACGACGGCCTCTTGCAGCACATCGCCGACGGCACCGACGGCGCGTACTTCCGCGAGATCGAAGCGCGGCCCGGGCCCGAGCAGCTCCTGCCGCCGCGCGAGGCGCAGGCCTCGCCGGCGCCGCCGCGTCCGCGCGACTCACTGGCCCCGTTTCTGGCTGCGGCCGCCGCTGCGCTCGCCGCGGAGATCTGGCTCTCGGGCGGCGGCTTGCGCGCGCGCCGGCGCATGACTCGCCGCGCGCACGCCGCTGCGGCGGCCAGCGCGGCGCTGGCGCTGGGCGCGTTCGGCGAGGGCAGGCTCGTCGCGCGCGGAGACGAGGCGCTCGAGGCGGGCAAGCCCGACGAAGCGCTCGCGCTCTACCACGAGGCCGCGGCCACGCTCGAGCGCGACCCGCGGCTCTCGATCCGCATCGGGAACGCGCTCTACCGGCTCGAGCGCATCGACCAGGCGGCGAGCTCGTATCTCGAGGCGCTGCGCCTGCTCTCGTCCGACGACCCCGAGGCGCGCTTCGCGGCCAGCTTCAATCTCGGCAACACGTTCGTCGCCAAGCAGCACTTCGAAGAGGCGCGCGACGCGTACTGGGCGGCGCTGGTCGCCGATCCCACGAGCCTCGAGGCGAAGTTCAACTACGAGTGGGCGGTGGCGCACATCCTGCCCACGCCGCCCCCGCCGCCCCAGCCCGAGCCGTCGAACGAGCCCAAGCAGAGAGACAGGGACTCCGGCCAGGGCGAGTCGAGTGACCCGCGCCCGCGGCAGAGCGACGCGCGCCCCGAGCGCGGCTCGCTCGACCAGCAGGAGGCGCGCAAGTGGCTCGACACGCTCGACGAGCCGGTGGGCGACGCGCTGCGCCAGGAGATCACGAACGCGACCGGCGGGCGCCCGCGCGCCCACCCGGGCGGAAAGACGTGGTGACTCGGGCGGCGCTGGCGCTGCTCCTGTGTCTCGCCGCGGCCCGAGCCGGGGCCGCCGACGCGCCGCCGCTGCAGGTGCGCGTGCGGCTCGATCGCGAGCAGGTCTATCTGCACGAGCAGGTCGTGCTGTCACTCGAGATCCTGCACCCGGCCGACGCGCGCGCGAGCTGGGACCCGCCCCCCTTCGACGGCTTCTGGGCCGAGAGACTCGGCACGCGCGCGCTGCCAGACGATCCCGGCGGCCTGCACCGCACCGAGTTCCGGCGCGCGCTGTTTCCCACCCGCGCGGGCGAGATCGAGATCGCGCCCTCGAAGCTGACCCTGGCCGGCGAGGGCGAGGCGGAGACGGAAGTGCCCGTGCCGGGCGCGCGCGTGCGCGTGAAGCCGCTGCCGGCCGGAGTGTCTCCCGATCTCCTGGTCGGCAAGCTCGAGCTGCACGTACAGCCGGGCGACGACCGCCTGCGGCTGGGCAAGTCACTCGCGCTGACCATCGACCTGGCCGGCGAGGCCAACGTGTGGGACGCCGCTCCGCCCGCGCTCGAGGCGCGGCTGCCGGGCGTCGAGGTCTTCGCGGAGCCCCCGCACGTCTCGATCGGCGAGAGCGGCGGCCGCGCGACCACGCGCCGCACGTTCCGCTACGCGCTCGTGCCCTCGGCCGTGGGCCGCGTGCGCATGGATCCGCTCGAGCTGTCCTACTTCGACCCCGCGAGCGGCAAGGTCGAGAGCGCGCGCAGCGAGGCGCTGGTGTTCGACGTGTTCTCGGGCAGCGCCGACGACGAGCCGCGCTCTCCGTTCAAGAAACGCGCGCCGCTCTCGGCCGAGGAGCCCTGGGAGGCCTGGCCGTTCCTGCTGGGGGCCGCCGTGGCGCTCGCGCTGTCGGGCGCGCTCTTGTGGCGCTGGCGGCGGGCAGAGCTCGCGCGCCTGCTCGCGCCCGCCGCAGCTTCGCCGCGCGCCGCGTTCGACGCCGCGCGCGCCGCGCGCGGCACCCCCGAGTTCCACTCACTCCTGGCGAGAGCCGTGCGCACCGGCGTCGGCGCGCGCCACCGCTGCGACGCCCTGCCGCTCACGCCTCCCGAGCTCTCGGCGCGCGGCGCGGAGCGCGAGGCGATCGAGCTCCTGGAAGCGCTGGACCGGGCGCGCTTCGCGCGCCGCACGGCCGACGACGAGTCACTCCTGGAGCGCGCGCGAGCCTATCTCGAGCTCTAAGAGCGACACGAAGCGCCCGTCCGAGACGCGCAGCTGGCCCACCTCGGCGAAGCCCTGCGCGGCGTGGAAGGCGAGCGAGCGCGGGTTGGGCGGGTCGAGATTCACTTCGCAGACGATGTACGGCAGCGCGCGGCGGCGCGCCTCGCGTGCGAGCTCGGCGTAGAAGGCGCGGCCCACGCCCGCGCGCCGCTGCGGCTCGGCGATCGCGATCGAGTCCACGTACAGGAAGCGCGCATGGCGCGCGGAGAACCAGCGGTACTCGTCGCCCAGCTCCGGAAAGCCCTCGCCGAACACCAAGAGGTAGCCCGCGACCTCGCCGGCCTGCTCGGCGACCCAGAACAGCGTCGCCTTCTCGACGCACGCCTCGATCTCGCCCGGCGCGAAGCGCGTCACGCCGGGCAGCCCGGCGCGGTTGATGGCGGCGATGGCGCCGGAGTCTTCGCGCCTGGCCGGGCGGATGCGAAGCGTCACGCTCGAGTCAGTAGCGCTCGATCACCTGCTTGGCGAAGTCGCGGAACAGCTCGCGCGCCTGGTCCATCGGCGGCAGCAGCGTGATCTCGCGCAGCCCCGCGGCCTCGGCCTCGCGCAGCTGGTGGACGAGCTCGTCGGGCGTGCCCGCCAGGATCCAGGTGCGGATCGCCTCTGGAGTCACGAAGCGCCGCTCGGCCGGTACCAGGAAGCAGCAGTGACCCTCGTGGATCTGGAGATATCGCTTCTCGGGCGGCGTCTCCATCTTGTCCACGTAGGCGCAGTACTCCTCGAACAGGCCGGCGAGCGCGGGCGGGACGGGCGGGCCCGCCGACGGGTCCATGCGCCAGCCCTCCCAGGCGTAGTGCCAGGCGGCGGCGACCTGCGAGCCGCAGGCGTCGATCACGCGCTCGCTCGAGAGTGTCTCACCCGGCCGGAGCACCACCGCGGTGGTGAGCGCCGCGGTGTGGAAGTCGGCAGGCAGCTTGCGGCCGAGCTCACGCGCGCCGGCTTCGATCGCCGCCAGGCTGCGCCGGGTCATGGCGGGCGGCTCGTTCAGCGCCGAGATCCGCCCGTCGCCGTACGCCCCGGCGGCACGCAGCGCGCCCGGCCCGTTGGCGGCCACCCAGATCGGGATCGGCTGGCCGAGCTCGATGAAGCCGCGGTCGAGGTGCAGGAAACGGATCGCGCGCGTCTCGCTGCCGTGCGTGTACGTGACTTCCTCGCCCGCCAGCAGGCCGCGCACCACGCGGAGATACTCGCGGAACTCTCGCGGCACCATCGGCTTCATGCCCATGACGCGCATGGCCGTGTGACCGGTGCCGATGCCGAGGAAGACGCGCCCGGGCGCGAGCCGCGCGATCGACGCGATCGAGTGCGCGGTCACCGGCGCGAGCCGCGTGGGCGCGATCGCCACGCCGGTGCCCAAGCGGATGCGCGAGGTGTTCGCCGCGGCCAGCGCCAGTGTGGCGTAGCAGTCCGACCAGATCATCTGCGAGTCCGGCGCCCAGCCGTGGTCGTAGCCGAGTGACTCGCACTCCTGGAAGATGCGCCAGTCGTCCAGCTTGGTCGCGACCATGGCCCCGAACTTCATCGGCGACTCACGCGTGCACGGGCGGCTTGCGCTCGCGCCACGGCCGGGCCTGCTCGAGCTGGCCGGCGATGCGGTAGAGCACGTCCTCGCGCCCCCACGGCGCCACCAGCTGCACGCCGATCGGCAGCTTGGCGGCGTTCCAGTACAAGGGCAGCGAGATCGCCGGCTCGCCGGTCATGTTCTGGATCGGCGTGAACGGGATGAACGCCAGGAGCTTGTCCCAGGTGGCGAGCGGCGCAGAGCTTTCCGGAGTGAGTGAGCCGAGCGGCAGCGGCGGCGCACCCAGGGTGGGGGTCAGCAGCAGGTCGAAGCCCGAGCTGTAGAACTCGCCGAAGGAGCGCGAGATCACGTTGCGCCACTCGACCGCCGACAGGAAGTCGAGCGCCGCGATCTTCTTGCCCTCCTGCCACAGCGCCCAGGTCCAGACTTCGAGCTCGTCGGGGCGGATCGGGCGGCCGATCATGCCCTCCACGATCGCCAGCAGCCCCGCGGTCTGCGCGATGATGATGTGGTACAGGGTCTTCGGCGCCTGCGGGTCGTCGATCGCCGCCGGGTGTCTCGGCTCGACGGTGTGGCCGAGTGACTCGAGCAGCTTCGCCGCGTCCCGCACCGCGGCCGCGCAGTCGGCGTGCAGCGGCTGCGGCGCCCAGCCGGGCGAGCGGTCCATGAGACCGATGCGCAGCCGGCCCGGCGCGCGGCCGACCTCGGAGAGATACGGGCGCTCCGGCTCGGGCGCGGCATACGGGTCACCGGGCATGTAGCCCTGCGTGGCGTCGAGCAGCGCGGCCGAGTCACGCACGGTGCGCGACACCACGTGCTCGCCGGCGAGCCCGTTCCAGCCCTCGCCCGCCAGCGGGCCGAGCGAGATCCGGCCGCGCGAGGTCTTCAGCCCCACGATGCCGCACAGGCTCGCCGGGATGCGGATCGAGCCGCCGCCGTCGTTCGCGTGCGCCGCCGGCACCATGCCCGACGCCACCGCGGCGGCCGAGCCGCCGCTGGAGCCGCCGGGCGAGCGAGTCAAATCCCACGGGTTCTTCGTGGGCCCGTAGGCCAGCGCCTCGCTCGTGGCGGTGAGTCCGAACTCCGGCGTCGAGGTCTTGCCCAGGAACACAAGACCCGCCGCGCGGTAGCGCGCCGCCAGGTTCGTGTCGACCGGTGGAATCACGCCCAGTGACTTCATCAGCCGGCTGCCGCTCGCCAGCGGGTCGCCCGCGCTGGCGCAGATCAGGTCCTTGAGCAGGAACGGCACGCCGCGGAACGGCCCGCTCGGCAAGTCACTCGCGGCCTGCGCGCGCGCCTTCTCGAACAGCGGAGTCACGACCGCGTTGAGCTGCGGGTTCAGCTTCTCGATGCGGGCGATCGCGGCCTCGACCAGCTCCTTGGGCGACGCATCGCCCTTGGCCACGGCCTCGGCCTGCCCGACGGCGTCGGTCCAGGTCCAATCGTTTGCCATCGCCGCAGCCTAACGCAGATCGTCGGGCGAGTTCGCGTTGCGAAACGAGCGCAGGCTCGGGTCGAGCGCGCGCAGGTCGGCTTCGGGAACGAGCGTGCATGCGGAGTCGCGCAAGAGCGCCTGCAGCGCGAACTCGCCGCGCGCGATGCGGCGCTCGAGCTCGGGCAGGAGGCGCGCGCGGTAGATCGCGCACAGCGGCTCGGGACCGTGCGCTCCGACGGGCGCGATCACGTCGGCCGGCCCGTCGACGGGAGCGAGCGCGCACAGCGCAAGCACCACGCGCGGGTCGAGATGCGGCAGGTCGCACGCCGCCACCAGCACCGCGGGAGCCTCGCACGCCGCCAGCGCCGCGGCCACGCCGACCAGCGCCGCGCGTTCCGGATGGCGGTCGACGATCACGTCGCGGCCCAGCGCCCGCAGCGCGTCGTCCTTCGCGACCAGGCGCACGCGCCCCAGGCAGCGGCCCAACGCATTCGCCACGCGCAGCGCGAGCGGCACGCCGTCGAGCTCGAGCGTGGCCTTGTCCCGGCCCATGCGTGTGGACTCGCCGCCGCACAGCACGGCGCCCTCGACGTGCGTGAGCTTCAAATCCCGGGCTCGGACGAGAGTGACTCGCCGCCGAGCAGCTGCACTGGCACGCGCTCACCGCGCGCCAGGCGCGTGGTCTCTGCGGGCACGAACGCGAGCCCGTCGGCGCGCACCAGCCCCAGCAGGATGTTCGAGCCCTGCTCGCCGGCCACGCGCGCCCACGGCTCACCGGCGCGCGACTCGAGCGCCACGCGTACGAAGTGGGCGCGGCCCGCGGGCTTGGCGTAATCGGCATCGAGCCGCGCGGACACCACCGGCCGGTACACGTTGGTGTGTCCCATCATGCGCAGCAGCGACGGCCGCACGAACTGTTCGAACGTGACGTAAGTCGAGACGGGATTGCCCGGCAGACCGAACACCGGCTTCCCGGCCACGCGCACGAAGGCCAGCGGCGCGCCCGGCCGCATCGCCACGCGCCACAGGCGCATCTCGCCGCCCAGCCCGAGCAGCACCTGCTTGATCCAGTCGCGGTCGCCGACCGAGACACCGCCGGTCGAGATCACGGCGTCGCAGGCCAGCGCGGCGCGGAAGCGCGCCTCGATCTCGGCCGGCTCGTCGGGCGCGATGCCCAGATACACCGGCTCGGCGCCGATCTCGCGCAGCGCCGCGCACAGCGCGTAGGAGTTCGAGCTGGCGATGCGCCCATCGTCGCGCAGCCGGTCGGGCTCGACCAGCTCGTCGCCGGTGGCGAGCACGGCCACGCGCGCGCGCGCGCGCACGGCGACCAGCGCGCGGCCCAGCGCCGCGAGCATGCCGCACAGCGGCGCGCGCAGCACGGCACCGGGGCCGGCGATCCGGGTGCCGGGCCGCACGTCCTCGCCCGCGCGCCGCACGTGCTGACCGAGCGACGCAGCTTTGTGTATGCGTACCCGGCTGCCCTCGGTCTCGGTGTCCTCCACCATCACGACCGCGTCGGCGCCTTCGGGCATGGCCGCGCCGGTCATGATACGCGCGGCCTCGCCGGGCAGGAGCTTGCGCTGACTGCGCTTGCCCGCGGGCAGGTCTTCGCCCACCGCCAGAGTCACTGGCGCGCGCTCGGTGTCCGCAGCGCGCACCGCGTATCCGTCCATCGCGGAGTTGTCGGATGGCGGGATCCAGACGCCGGCCACGACCTCTTCCGCGAGCACGCGCCCGGTCGCCTCGGCCAGCCCCACGGTCTCGATCCCGAGCGGCGCGACCGAGCCCAGGATCAGCTCGCGCGCCTCGGCCACGCTGACCGAGGTCCGTTCTGCCTCCACCGGTCGCTGCCCCTGCCCCTCGCGCATTCCGCCTCCTCGATGTTAGTCTGCCCAAATCCTAGGCAGCTTTCCCCCCACGCGACCCGAGAGCCCAGTATATGCAGCGGAAAACCCCCCGATGACCGAGACCGCCGAGCGTCTCGACGCCATCTTCGGCTCGCTGCGGGTGGGGGTGCTGGCCGCGGACGCCGACGGCCGGGTCGAGCTCCAGAACCCCGAGGCCAGCCGGATCCTCGGCCTCTCGGGCGTTTCGACCCTGGGCCGGCCGCTCACCGAGAGCCTCGGACCCGACCACCCGGCGGTGACCGTGCTGGAGACGGCGCTGCACGAAGGCCGCGAGGTCGCCGAGCACGGCGCGCGCGTGCGCGATCGCCTGGGCGGGCGCGCGCTGGTGGTCGACCTGACGGCCTCGCCGATCGGCGTCGGGCGCGAGGTCCGCGGCGCGGTGCTATCGCTCGCCGACCGCACGATCGGCCTCGAGCTCGAAGACCTCCTGGGCCAGCGAGCGCGCGCCGCGCTGTTCGCTCAGCTCGCCGCCGGCATCGCGCACGAGCTGCGCAACCCGCTGGGCGGGATCCGCGGCGCGGCGGAGCTCCTGCTGGGCAAGCTCGACGACCCCGGCCAGCAGCGCTACGCGGAGCTGATCCGCGCCGAGACCGAGCGCATGCGCCGCTTGCTCGACGACCTGGCCGAGCTCACGCGCGGCGGTGACCTGCGCCCGCGGCGCGCGAACCTGCACCGCGTGATCGACGACCTGGTGGAGCTCCACAGCAAGAGCGAGAGCTGGCGCGGGGTGCGCGTGCTGCGCGAGTACGACCCGAGCATCCCCGAGTTCGACTTCGACCCCGACCGCACGACCCAGGTGCTGCTCAACCTGGTGCGCAACGCCGTGCAGGCGATGGCGGGCAAGGGCACGCTCACGCTGCGCACGCGCATCGAGGCCGGCTATCACCTCGAGCGCGTCGGCCCGGAGCGCGCACGCATGGTGCGCGTCGACGTGGAGGACACCGGCCCCGGCATTCCGGAGGCGGACCTTCCGCTCTTGTTCACGCCGTTCTTCACGCGCCGCGCGCAGGGCACGGGGCTGGGGCTGGCGGTCGCGCAGCACTGGACGGTGCGCCAGGGCGGGCGCATCCAGGTCACGAGCCGGGTGGGGATGGGTACACGAATGCGTGTAGAGCTGCCGCTGCGGAAGCCCGCATGACGCGCGTGCTGATCGCCGACGACGAGTCCTCGATCCGCTTCGTGCTCCGCGAGGCGCTGGTCGAGGCCGGCCACGACGTGGTCGAAGCCGCCGACGGGAACGAGGCGCGCCAGCTGCTCGCGTCGCAGCGCTTCGAGCTGGCGCTGCTCGACATCCGCATGCCGGGGCCGTCGGGCCTCGAGCTGCTCGATGAAGTCGCCGCGCGCGGCAGCGACGGCCCGCTGGTCGTGATCCTCACCGCGCAGAACACCTTCGAGAACGCGGTCGAGGCCATGAAGCGCGGCGCGTTCGACTATCTCACCAAGCCCTTCGACCTGCCGCAGGTGCAAGCGCTGGTCGAGAAGGCGCGCATCCTGCGC
Above is a window of Myxococcota bacterium DNA encoding:
- a CDS encoding ATP-binding protein — encoded protein: MTETAERLDAIFGSLRVGVLAADADGRVELQNPEASRILGLSGVSTLGRPLTESLGPDHPAVTVLETALHEGREVAEHGARVRDRLGGRALVVDLTASPIGVGREVRGAVLSLADRTIGLELEDLLGQRARAALFAQLAAGIAHELRNPLGGIRGAAELLLGKLDDPGQQRYAELIRAETERMRRLLDDLAELTRGGDLRPRRANLHRVIDDLVELHSKSESWRGVRVLREYDPSIPEFDFDPDRTTQVLLNLVRNAVQAMAGKGTLTLRTRIEAGYHLERVGPERARMVRVDVEDTGPGIPEADLPLLFTPFFTRRAQGTGLGLAVAQHWTVRQGGRIQVTSRVGMGTRMRVELPLRKPA
- a CDS encoding LLM class flavin-dependent oxidoreductase, coding for MKFGAMVATKLDDWRIFQECESLGYDHGWAPDSQMIWSDCYATLALAAANTSRIRLGTGVAIAPTRLAPVTAHSIASIARLAPGRVFLGIGTGHTAMRVMGMKPMVPREFREYLRVVRGLLAGEEVTYTHGSETRAIRFLHLDRGFIELGQPIPIWVAANGPGALRAAGAYGDGRISALNEPPAMTRRSLAAIEAGARELGRKLPADFHTAALTTAVVLRPGETLSSERVIDACGSQVAAAWHYAWEGWRMDPSAGPPVPPALAGLFEEYCAYVDKMETPPEKRYLQIHEGHCCFLVPAERRFVTPEAIRTWILAGTPDELVHQLREAEAAGLREITLLPPMDQARELFRDFAKQVIERY
- a CDS encoding VWA domain-containing protein; amino-acid sequence: MWRTFAASALSARALTVESPAVLWLGLAAVAAFAVLASARGPRRLRVPATGPSGVLRALDLPWAASLALRCAALALVAVTAARPVGLLAENPAAGSGVDLVIALDASGSMLALDGELEGRQVTRLELAKRVVADFVRARGGDRIGLVVFAEHAFTQCPLTVDHRLVLEALDRVEVGVVGDATALGEAIGLATRRLQVTGGPEDARRIVVLVTDGRHNSGKLAPRTAADLAQTSGVRIHAVGIGSEGLVPFAQPGAEAPMRFERVDLDRETLQAVAAATGGRFFHARKPDDLRAVADAIDRLEARPQQQDPQFRHASLAPLTLMLALALLLAEALTAHGLVRRLP
- a CDS encoding VWA domain-containing protein → MSELAWPWLAAAAVTALALHSAWRGRRELCAWLGRDPAGRRRMAGAAALALAAGCLAAALQRAVSTPEEHSGAGADVVLAVDVSLSMDVADVAPSRLRRALRTAERVVEHAKGERLALVVFSGDAFIALPLTQDRDAVLTYLRALDSDTISLRGSELGRALEQAGRAFDPRSSRPRTLLLFSDGEDFGAPPESQIGELRALGVRVVAIGYGTAEGGPVPGQAALAEAVRSGESTVSRRNDGLLQHIADGTDGAYFREIEARPGPEQLLPPREAQASPAPPRPRDSLAPFLAAAAAALAAEIWLSGGGLRARRRMTRRAHAAAAASAALALGAFGEGRLVARGDEALEAGKPDEALALYHEAAATLERDPRLSIRIGNALYRLERIDQAASSYLEALRLLSSDDPEARFAASFNLGNTFVAKQHFEEARDAYWAALVADPTSLEAKFNYEWAVAHILPTPPPPPQPEPSNEPKQRDRDSGQGESSDPRPRQSDARPERGSLDQQEARKWLDTLDEPVGDALRQEITNATGGRPRAHPGGKTW
- a CDS encoding GNAT family N-acetyltransferase, with the protein product MTLRIRPARREDSGAIAAINRAGLPGVTRFAPGEIEACVEKATLFWVAEQAGEVAGYLLVFGEGFPELGDEYRWFSARHARFLYVDSIAIAEPQRRAGVGRAFYAELAREARRRALPYIVCEVNLDPPNPRSLAFHAAQGFAEVGQLRVSDGRFVSLLELEIGSRALQE
- a CDS encoding amidase family protein, whose product is MANDWTWTDAVGQAEAVAKGDASPKELVEAAIARIEKLNPQLNAVVTPLFEKARAQAASDLPSGPFRGVPFLLKDLICASAGDPLASGSRLMKSLGVIPPVDTNLAARYRAAGLVFLGKTSTPEFGLTATSEALAYGPTKNPWDLTRSPGGSSGGSAAAVASGMVPAAHANDGGGSIRIPASLCGIVGLKTSRGRISLGPLAGEGWNGLAGEHVVSRTVRDSAALLDATQGYMPGDPYAAPEPERPYLSEVGRAPGRLRIGLMDRSPGWAPQPLHADCAAAVRDAAKLLESLGHTVEPRHPAAIDDPQAPKTLYHIIIAQTAGLLAIVEGMIGRPIRPDELEVWTWALWQEGKKIAALDFLSAVEWRNVISRSFGEFYSSGFDLLLTPTLGAPPLPLGSLTPESSAPLATWDKLLAFIPFTPIQNMTGEPAISLPLYWNAAKLPIGVQLVAPWGREDVLYRIAGQLEQARPWRERKPPVHA
- a CDS encoding molybdenum cofactor guanylyltransferase — translated: MKLTHVEGAVLCGGESTRMGRDKATLELDGVPLALRVANALGRCLGRVRLVAKDDALRALGRDVIVDRHPERAALVGVAAALAACEAPAVLVAACDLPHLDPRVVLALCALAPVDGPADVIAPVGAHGPEPLCAIYRARLLPELERRIARGEFALQALLRDSACTLVPEADLRALDPSLRSFRNANSPDDLR
- the glp gene encoding gephyrin-like molybdotransferase Glp; this translates as MREGQGQRPVEAERTSVSVAEARELILGSVAPLGIETVGLAEATGRVLAEEVVAGVWIPPSDNSAMDGYAVRAADTERAPVTLAVGEDLPAGKRSQRKLLPGEAARIMTGAAMPEGADAVVMVEDTETEGSRVRIHKAASLGQHVRRAGEDVRPGTRIAGPGAVLRAPLCGMLAALGRALVAVRARARVAVLATGDELVEPDRLRDDGRIASSNSYALCAALREIGAEPVYLGIAPDEPAEIEARFRAALACDAVISTGGVSVGDRDWIKQVLLGLGGEMRLWRVAMRPGAPLAFVRVAGKPVFGLPGNPVSTYVTFEQFVRPSLLRMMGHTNVYRPVVSARLDADYAKPAGRAHFVRVALESRAGEPWARVAGEQGSNILLGLVRADGLAFVPAETTRLARGERVPVQLLGGESLSSEPGI